Proteins encoded in a region of the Elizabethkingia bruuniana genome:
- a CDS encoding ferritin, with amino-acid sequence MISTKVESLINEQIAKEQYAAQYYLAMSAWFETQDLEGLANYFRVQSKEELMHADKMFDYLNDVGGKVILQTIPAPPSEFADALNIFEKALAHEKEVTKSIFNIVKVATEENDFATTSFLQWFINEQVEEEATASQYVSKIKMVKDNPSALYLFDQELGQRVFNADAEA; translated from the coding sequence ATGATCAGTACAAAAGTTGAATCTTTAATTAACGAGCAGATTGCTAAAGAACAGTATGCCGCACAATATTACCTTGCAATGTCTGCATGGTTTGAAACTCAGGATCTTGAAGGACTGGCTAATTATTTCAGAGTTCAGTCTAAAGAAGAGCTAATGCATGCTGATAAAATGTTTGACTATCTTAATGATGTAGGTGGAAAAGTAATTTTACAGACTATTCCGGCTCCCCCAAGTGAGTTTGCAGATGCACTGAATATTTTCGAGAAAGCATTAGCACACGAAAAGGAAGTTACCAAAAGCATTTTTAATATTGTAAAAGTTGCAACTGAGGAAAATGATTTTGCAACAACATCTTTCTTACAGTGGTTCATAAATGAGCAGGTAGAAGAAGAAGCAACGGCTTCACAATATGTTTCAAAAATTAAAATGGTAAAGGATAATCCATCGGCCCTGTATCTTTTTGATCAGGAATTGGGACAGAGAGTCTTTAATGCTGATGCAGAAGCATAA